Proteins encoded by one window of Aphis gossypii isolate Hap1 chromosome X, ASM2018417v2, whole genome shotgun sequence:
- the LOC126552560 gene encoding uncharacterized protein LOC126552560: MSKNPFMNCKSRKRRKNTGPILEPKEKPFCPRTMVRYDNTKTVYSTVWSCKMCLKVLLSEEAARSHVINCNDKKQKLLKPKQEPKDDVVLPYICSTCNKVFSRSVALKRHVEVHQKPPSDFESEESDNEMADNAKRVKIKAEHIKTEYIVDSD, from the exons ATGTCCAAAAATCCATTCATGAACTGTAAGTCGCGTAAGCGACGTAAGAATACAGGTCCAATTCTCGAACCCAAAGAAAAACCATTTTGTCCTCGCACAATGGTGAGGTACGATAATACAAAAACCGTATACAGCACTGTGTGGTCGTGTAAAATGTGTCTAAAGGTCCTTTTGAGTGAAGAGGCTGCTCGGTCACATGTAATCAATTGCAacgacaaaaaacaaaaactattaaaacctAAACAAGAGCCTAA agATGATGTTGTTCTTCCTTATATATGTAGCACCTGTAACAAGGTGTTTTCGAGGAGTGTTGCGTTGAAGAGACACGTTGAAGTGCATCAAAAGCCACCTAGTGATTTTGAGTCCGAAGAATCTGATAATGAAATGGCCGATAATGCTAAAcgtgtaaaaattaaagctGAACATATAAAGACAGAATATATAGTCGATTCTGATTGA